The genomic segment TCATCTCGCTCACCGCCCACGTGGGCAACTGGGAGCTCGCCGGCCGCCTGCTGGCGCGACGTGCGGCGCGGGCCACGCACGTCGTCGTGGCCCAGGAGGAAGGGCCTCAGCTCGAGCACTGGCTCCGACGCAACGGGGACGGCGTGCGCTTCGTGACGCGGTCCCGACCGACGGTCTCGCTCGGGCTGGTCGCCGCGCTCCGTCGCGGCGAGGTGGTGGCCCTACAGGGGGACCGCGCGCTCGGGACCCGCGGCGACGCGCTCGTGCCGTTCTTCGGGCGTCCTGCGCCCTTCCCGCTCGGCCCATTCCTGCTCGCCGGCGCCGTCGGCGTTCCGATCGTGCCGGCATTCTGCGTCCTGGACCCGAGCTTCCGGTATCGGGTCGTCTTGCCGGAGCCGCTCCACGTCACCCCGGGAAGCGAGCGCGAGGCGTTGACAGCCTGGGTGGAGCATCTGGAATCGATCGTGCGCGCTCACCCGACTCATTGGTTCAATTTTTTCGACATTTGGGATCCATTCAGTACGTGATCACATGAGCATTCGGGCCCCGGCGGTGGCAGGGCAAGCGGAAGCCGAGCGAGTAGCCTCGGCGCTCGCTCGCCTCCTGCCTGCCAGCCTGGTGCCCCTGTTCGACGCCTCGTTCTGTCGCTCCGGGAGCCTCTACGAGGAGTACGCCCACCGCTTGACCATCGACGTCTTCCGTCGCGCCGGACTTGAAGAGGCGGCGCGAGCGCCCGGGGACGCGGCCGAGATCTCCGCCCGGGCGGGCCTGGCTGGCGGAGCGTCCCTGACCGCAGTCGACTGGCTGCTCCGGCACCTGGCCGCGCGTGGATTGCTCGAGAGCATCGACGCTGACGGCTTCCGACGCTTTCGGCTCCGCCGGGCGTTGCCCGACCTCGATCCCGCCGATGTGGCCAGGGAGCAGCAGGCGCACGACGCGTCCTGGCTGCCCTCCTACGTGCTCGCGGAAGCGGTCGCCCACGATTATCCGGCCTTCCTGCAGGGCGAGCGAACCGGCGAGGAAATCCTGTTCTCCCCGGCGCGCTTTCCACTCTGGGTGGCGTACTTCTCCAACGACAACGGGCTGTACGCCATCAACAACCGCGTGGGCGCCGCCGCGGTGGAAGCATGGCTGCCCGCGGGCGGAGGCGCGATCCTGGAGCTGGGCGGCGGCCTGGCCAGCGGGGCCATCGCCGTGCTCGAGGCGCTCGAGCGCGCCGGGCGGCTGCCGGAGGTTCGCACGTATCAGTTCACGGAACTGGTGCCGCACTTCCTGCGGCGCGGCCAGCGCGCCCTGCAGTCCCGGTTTCCCGAGGCCGCGTTCCTGACCTTCGGCCGTCTGGACATGAACGCTTCGTTCCGCGAGCAAGGCGTGCCGCCCGGCGGCCTCACCGTGGTGTACGCCGTCAACACGCTGCACGTCGCGTACGACCTCGAGGCCACCCTGGGCCAAGTGCGCGAGGCCCTGGCGCCCGGCGGGCGTCTGGTCGTTTCCGAGTGCGTGCGCCCCCGGGCCGGGCAGCCGATCTATCCGGAGTTCGTGTTCAATCTCATGGAGACGTTCCGCGCCCCCCTCCTCCGCCAGCCCCACCGGCCCAACGGCGGATTCCTCACGCCGGAGCAGTGGACGGGGGCGCTCGAGGCCTCCGGCTTCCGCGACGTCTGCTGGCTGCCCGACCTCGTCCGCCTCCGCGACGAGTTCCCGGGCTTCTACGTCGCCGCCATCGGCGCGACACGGAGTTGAGACGGCGACTGCCGTCGCACCCCGCGTGAACGCGTGGTGTGCAGGGGTGCGTTGTGACACCCCGCGCGGATGGGGAGGTTTGGAGGGGGCGGTCTCCGCCCCCTCCAAGCTGAAGTCACTCGGCCGGAGGCAGCTCGTCGGCCCGCACGTACCCATCCAGGGCGGAGGGCCTGGGCCGGACCCGCAAGCGCGCGACCACGGGCAGATGATCGGAAGCCAGGCGGGCCCGCCGGCTCCGGTGCACATGGAATGTCTCGCCTTCCAGCTCCAGGTCCCAGTAGATTCGGTCGAGCCGGAACAGTGGGAACAGCGCGGGATGGGTCCGGCGCATCCGCCGCATCGGCGAGGAAAACTCGTGGCGCAGGCCTCGGGTCACCGGTCCCCGATGCCACTCGTTGAAGTCCCCCATCAGGATGCGAGGCCCTTCCAGCCGGGACGAGGCCCGGATGAAGTCGGCCAGGAGCGTGAGCTGGTCCCGGCGCTCGCGCAGGCTCAGGCCGAAGTGGCAATTGAAGACGTGCACGGTGCGCCCGCTGGCGGTCAGGTCGACCCGCAGGCAGGCCCGCGGCTCCCGGCGGCTGCATGACAGATCGCAACCGGCCCAGCCGAGCACCGGCAACCGCGTGAGCACCGCGTTCCCGAACGTGCCGTCGCGGTGTGGCCGGGTGACGCCCATGACCAGCGTGAGGCCGAGGCGTGAAGCCAGGTGCGCCGCCTGGTCGGCCCAGCCCGTCCCCGGTCGCCGGATGACCTCCTGGAGACCGATCAGGTCCGGGGAGATCTCGTCGATGACGTCGGCGATGCGGTCGATATCCAGGCGGCGATCGAGCCCGACCCCCCGGTGAATGTTGTAGCTGGCGACGACCAGTTGCACGGGCTAGCCCTCGTAGTAGGTCATGAAGTGCGAATAGAGCTGCACGGGGTGAGTGATGCCGGCGGGCACCGACGCGCCGGGCGGGCTGACGATGAAGGTGTGGAGCTCGTCGGCCGATGGTCCGGCGTGCGCTCCGGCCTCGGGGATGTAGCTGATAGTCCCGTCGGGCGCGTCGTTGCCGTAGATCACCAGGTCCCCGGCGCAGGGCATGGCCATGAGGTCGCGGATCCCCTGAGCAGCCAGGGCCCAGTCCTCTCGGCCCGCCAGCGGCCCCACCGGCTCATCGCCCACCAGATAGCGTTTCCCTCGCCACAGACACACCGGCCCCGCCGCGCTCCGGGCCAGCACGAAGCCGACGCCACGGTGGCGTGAGAGCTCTTCGGCCAGCGCCGGGAAGCGTTGCTCGACCATCTCCAGGCTGAGGGGCTGGTCGTCGTCGAGGAAATAGACGAAGGCGTTGGGGCCGGCGGCGATGACCCGCACCCCGCCTTGCTGGCGGGCTTCCGGAGTCTCCCCCAACGTCCACGGGAAGTCCTGCTCGAGGTAGTTCATGAACCGCTGGAAGATGCCCGGAGCCCTCTGGGTCCGGAAAGTCTTGAGGCCGGTGGCCAGCCGCCGGCGGCCCCGACGGACCGGGGCGGTGTCGATGGCGTCCCCGGGCAGGAGCTCGTCGAAGAACACGCGCTCGAAGGCACGGCCGCGGGAGAGGTTCTGGTAGGGGATCGAGGCGACCTGCCCGTGGTCGGACAGCACATACAGATGATACCGGTGCTCGGGGACGCGGCGGACGACCCGCCACAGCTGGTGGATCGAGCGGTCGACACGACGCAGCGCGTGCAGGGCGCGACGATGCCGTGGCCCGAAGGAGTGGGCAAAGACGTCGTAGTCGACGTAGTTGACATAGATCGCCCGGACGCCGGCGTAGAGGTCGCGCGCGGTCACCAGCGTGAAGAGCTCGCGCACCCAGACCGATAGCGCGATCTTCAGGCCCAGCCACCTCCAGCCCCGGGCCGTCTCGCCCACCGGGTCGGCGATCAGGCGCAACACGGCCCGGACGATCTCCAGGCTGGTCAACGTCACGCACTTGACGATCACCCACAAGAGGACGACGAAGGCCGACACCACCCGGAGCAGCCCGCTGCCGGTGGGGCGCTTCAGCATGGCGAAGTTGAACACGTTGTTGACGGCGCTGCCCGTGAAGACGCATCCGTACGCGCTGCCCTCGGCCAGGATCCCGAGCCGCCCCCGGGCGTGAGCGTCTTCGACGAGCGCGGCGTCGCCCCCGCGAGGGAAGTAGACGTCGGCGTGCCGGCGCTTGTCGTGGTAGTGAAAGCCGGGGATGTCCGGCCGGACTCCGTACATGGCAGCCATCTGAAACGCCGGTGTCGAGGTGGGCAGACCCACGGACATCGGCGTGAGGCGGTGGCCGTGGCGCTGGAGCAGCCGTCTCAGGAACGGCATGCGCCCCTGGGCCAGCGCCTGCTCCAGCACGGCACGAGACAGTCCGTCGATCTGGACGATGAGGAGACGCTGGCGGGGACTGGCCGCGGGCGCGGCACCGAGCCGCAAGCGCCGCACCAGACGATCCACCAGGCGCTGCAGTCTCAGGACCGGCTCGTCCAGCGACATCGTTTCCAT from the Candidatus Methylomirabilota bacterium genome contains:
- a CDS encoding lysophospholipid acyltransferase family protein, with amino-acid sequence MIAPPGERRTSPGAGPRWYSHPYNRAELYRLAGALGRLPRRLRLRLARGLGSLASRLLPAERRVVRRTLATVTGASGSRLDALALGVFREFAMCFSDLVSTNRQPADRLATLVGSVSGTDGFVDHRGGLISLTAHVGNWELAGRLLARRAARATHVVVAQEEGPQLEHWLRRNGDGVRFVTRSRPTVSLGLVAALRRGEVVALQGDRALGTRGDALVPFFGRPAPFPLGPFLLAGAVGVPIVPAFCVLDPSFRYRVVLPEPLHVTPGSEREALTAWVEHLESIVRAHPTHWFNFFDIWDPFST
- a CDS encoding endonuclease/exonuclease/phosphatase family protein, which encodes MQLVVASYNIHRGVGLDRRLDIDRIADVIDEISPDLIGLQEVIRRPGTGWADQAAHLASRLGLTLVMGVTRPHRDGTFGNAVLTRLPVLGWAGCDLSCSRREPRACLRVDLTASGRTVHVFNCHFGLSLRERRDQLTLLADFIRASSRLEGPRILMGDFNEWHRGPVTRGLRHEFSSPMRRMRRTHPALFPLFRLDRIYWDLELEGETFHVHRSRRARLASDHLPVVARLRVRPRPSALDGYVRADELPPAE
- a CDS encoding alkaline phosphatase family protein, with the translated sequence MSLDEPVLRLQRLVDRLVRRLRLGAAPAASPRQRLLIVQIDGLSRAVLEQALAQGRMPFLRRLLQRHGHRLTPMSVGLPTSTPAFQMAAMYGVRPDIPGFHYHDKRRHADVYFPRGGDAALVEDAHARGRLGILAEGSAYGCVFTGSAVNNVFNFAMLKRPTGSGLLRVVSAFVVLLWVIVKCVTLTSLEIVRAVLRLIADPVGETARGWRWLGLKIALSVWVRELFTLVTARDLYAGVRAIYVNYVDYDVFAHSFGPRHRRALHALRRVDRSIHQLWRVVRRVPEHRYHLYVLSDHGQVASIPYQNLSRGRAFERVFFDELLPGDAIDTAPVRRGRRRLATGLKTFRTQRAPGIFQRFMNYLEQDFPWTLGETPEARQQGGVRVIAAGPNAFVYFLDDDQPLSLEMVEQRFPALAEELSRHRGVGFVLARSAAGPVCLWRGKRYLVGDEPVGPLAGREDWALAAQGIRDLMAMPCAGDLVIYGNDAPDGTISYIPEAGAHAGPSADELHTFIVSPPGASVPAGITHPVQLYSHFMTYYEG
- a CDS encoding class I SAM-dependent methyltransferase codes for the protein MSIRAPAVAGQAEAERVASALARLLPASLVPLFDASFCRSGSLYEEYAHRLTIDVFRRAGLEEAARAPGDAAEISARAGLAGGASLTAVDWLLRHLAARGLLESIDADGFRRFRLRRALPDLDPADVAREQQAHDASWLPSYVLAEAVAHDYPAFLQGERTGEEILFSPARFPLWVAYFSNDNGLYAINNRVGAAAVEAWLPAGGGAILELGGGLASGAIAVLEALERAGRLPEVRTYQFTELVPHFLRRGQRALQSRFPEAAFLTFGRLDMNASFREQGVPPGGLTVVYAVNTLHVAYDLEATLGQVREALAPGGRLVVSECVRPRAGQPIYPEFVFNLMETFRAPLLRQPHRPNGGFLTPEQWTGALEASGFRDVCWLPDLVRLRDEFPGFYVAAIGATRS